The genomic window gtatgatTAGTCTAATGCCGTTCAGGCCGTAGAATCTATTCTGAGAAACACTTCCTCTCATCACAATTCCTCTTGTGTTCCAGTACGAGACTCGCGCTAAACTCGGCTCAGTGCAAGAACCCGGAGTGGAAAGGCTACGCTCCGAGGCAGAAAAGTCCCCCCTGTCAAAACCCGGCAAAGAAAATGGACCCCAAAGCTACGCCACGAAACTTCGGAGGACGCTGAGGGAAACAGCTGCCGACGCCGGTGCCAACTCTGCCAAGAAAAGACTGCAGAAAGCAACGTCAAACAGTGCAGTGAAGCCGATGAAAAAGAGAACGCCTGCGAAGCTTAAAAAGCCGAGCTCAACGAAGCCTCAGCCTAACAGGGGGAATAATGAGAATCCCGGCAGAAAGAGCACGGTTCCTGCACAAGGAAATCGTGGCAATGCAAATGAAAAGAAGCAAAATGCAAAGAGACTAAAGGAAGGTGGAATCAGAGGCAACGCCAATGAAGACAGAGATAACAAGAGGCGAAAGGCATCTAAACCCGGCGATCGTAGAGATgacaaagataagaaagaagggggaagtgataataagaatgaagctAAAGGCGGTAAAAAGAGAGGAGATTCTACAGAGGagaaagatgtaaaaaagaatggaaggaagcGAGGCAACAAAGAAGGTAAGAAGGACGAGAAACAAGGCAAAAATGGTAATGCAGGAAAGGGTCAGAAACAAGATGCAGGGAAAGGAGGGCCTGGCAAAAGGAGGAATAACAAAACAggcaaaaaacaaagcaaaaatggccagcaaggaaataagagaggaaatGGTAGGGACcagaaatacaagagaaaaaataaagggaatggcAAAGATAccagagataaaaacaaaaaagaaaaggacaatgaAAGGAAACAAGGCAACAACAGAAACAGCAAGAAAGGAAACGAGAATGCGAAAAAACAAAACGCAAAGAAAGACAATAAactaggagagaaagaaaacaagagaaataacaagcgaaacaaaaaacaaaataaggacaaagaagataaaaatggaaaggaaggcgagaaagataagaaaaaccaagataacaaaggaaggaagggtaagaaggacaaagatgagaagaagaacaagaaggaaaaagaaatcaagaaaatgaTCAAAGGTAAGTTGACCCGCTTTaagcaagaaaaagggagagaaagttatTGTTGCTTCCATTAAATACGGCATTTTAtacaaggagaaaagaatgagacaCTTTTTGCTAGTTTCGTTGATAAGTTGAATCaccttacaaaaaacaaaaaacaaaacgaaaaccatttttttgtcgttaatatctatatccatttacTTTTCCGTTTTCTGTAATGAACAAGAAAATTTCACTGGGAGTTGGTACACTATAGAAATTTTACTCTTAAAAAACTAGCTTTTGAAATGAATTTatgaaggaaaatatagaataatagaccAGGGGGAGCAAATCTATTGAAATTTGTGCCTAGGTACTCCGTAATCTGAATAAACTATAGTCTCTCTCTTTAAAGCTTAAGACAACGATTTTCtcgataattttcatatattatctattatggcTTGAAAGTGATGCCAACGATAAAATTACACATACGATTTGCCTCATAATAATTTTAAGGAAAGATTTACGAGACGAACTTGTTTCACTCCAATAAAATGGACACGTTATTCCACAAATTTTCCGAAATGTaccaaaaggaaatggaaaaagtttTGAACAAATCCTATCACTGGTGGCAACGTTCCCTGTCTGTTCAGGACAAgaacattaatattaacaatcTATTTAATAAAGTTTCCAGTGCTAATTCGTCACTTTagagacacatatatatcacattttttcaACCTTCCAATCATTTaattaaagtgatttttttatatggttatttttttcaCCGTGGCTTTCCAGGTCAAGAAGGGCGCACAATGGGGAAAGtccctgaaaaaaggaaaaaagatgatgGACCGAAGAGGAACAACAGATTTAAAtgcgaggagaagaaaaagtgcACAAAATTAAAAGGCAGAtgtaagaaaaataggaaaatcacTGATGAAAACTGTAAGAATTTCGTGAACAAAGGATGCAAGAACAAGCCAGACGCTCAGTGCACGTGCTGcttaaaaaatggtaatatatgtatttttttttctttttcttagcaaTTCACTAAATATATATCCTGTTCCTGGTGTTAACCATTCAACATTTCGGCTTTCATACATCGCGAAGATACTTCTGACTATGAATGGTGCATTAGTCTGTTAATCTGTCTGTATGATTTTACGCCCAGATAAGTGCAAGAGTTCGTACATGAAGAAAAGATGCaccaaaaaaggaggaaaggcgaAGCTCAAGTAAggaattcatattatttttgtacatGTGCAACGTATGTGTCCGGATGAGGAcgtaggtagacaaatagatgaatgtatatatatgtacatatgtatatacatacatacatacatatatacaaacacacacacacacacacacacacacacgcacacacacgcacacacacgcacacacacacacacgcacacgcacacgcacacgcacacgcacacgcacacgcacacacacacacacacacacacacacacacacacacacacacacacacacacacacacacacacacacacacacacacacacacacacacatatatatatataaatatatatatatatatatatatatatatatatatatatatatatatatatatattgatgaataggGAAATCAATAAGCAAATAAgtaaatcaataagaaaataatgaataaatgcaaAAGCGGACGTACCAGGACACGAAAAGCCACTTCCCCCGCAGAGAGAAGTGCAAGAAGGATTCCATAGACAATGCGGTTCATGGCGACCAATGCACGTGCTGCCTACCTTGCAAGACGACCAAGAAGTGCAAGAACAAGAATGGCAAATGCAGCACGACTTGCAAGCATGGAGTTTGGGAAGGCGTCAATTGCAAAGGAAAAGGGTGTCAATGTTGCAGGAAAAAGAAAGGTTAGTAAAGATGTTGCATGGCctttcacaaaatatatatatatatatatatatatatatatgtatatatatatatatatatatatatatatatatatatatatatatatatatatatctgtcttttttttctttctctgtctatctatctgtttgtatacatacatacatacagatgcatatataaatatatatataaaaatatatatatatatatatatatatatatatatatatatatgtatatatatatatatatatatatatatataaatgtaaatatatatatatatatatatatatatatatatatatatatatatatgtgtgtgtgtgtgtgtgtgtgtgtgtgtgtgtgtgtgtgtgtgtgtgtgtgtgtgtgtgtgtgtgtgtgtctgtgtgcatatcgTGTATGAACTTGTTTACTCTATAAATTTTAGAACTATTGTCTAAATAGATATTCGAACTATTGAACTCATGTTTAAAtagatttttcctttccttttccttttacagaTAAAGATGTCACCGAAAGCCCAACGACGCCAGGTATCTAAATTTATTTGCAGTTTTGTAAACTTAAATcttttgaaatatttataaatatgaattgAATTGTGATGTGAATGTcacagatacacaaaacacacacatacacatatacatacatacatacatgtatatatatatatatatatatatatatatatatatatatatatatatatatgtatatacacacatgaatatatatgtgtatgtatacacacacaaacacacacacacacacacacacacatatatacatatatatatgcatgtatatatacatacatatacatatatacataaatatacatatacatatatatatatatatatatatatatatatatatatatatatatataagcacacacacatacacacacacacacacacatatgtgtacgctgatatctgtatatacataagtatatgcacacacacacacacacatgtatgtatgtgtgtgtgtatctaaatgcacacacacacacacacacacacacacacacacacacacacacacacacacacacacacgcacacacacacacacacacacacacacgcacacacacacacgcacacacacgcacacacacacagatatatatatatatatatatatatatatatatatatatatatatatatatatatatatatatatataaaagcagtgGCGCGTGAACGAGCGGTTTGTCACTAAAATGGTTGGGCTGAACCAGTTTCGGGCGTGGCTAGCGACACTCGACCTgggcttatgtatatatgtttatgcgtgtAATCATTTGcgtgaatatacttatatatatatatatatatatatatatatgtatacatgtatgtaaaaatattcatatacacatatagctacacacacacgcacacacacacacacacacacacacacacacacacacacacatatatatatatatatatatatatatatatatatatatatatgcatatatgtatatgtgtatacacatacatatgtatgtatatatattcacacacatatatatgtatatgtaagtatatatacatatatatgcacacatacatagatgatatatatatacacacagaca from Penaeus monodon isolate SGIC_2016 unplaced genomic scaffold, NSTDA_Pmon_1 PmonScaffold_3512, whole genome shotgun sequence includes these protein-coding regions:
- the LOC119570668 gene encoding ABC transporter F family member 4-like (The sequence of the model RefSeq protein was modified relative to this genomic sequence to represent the inferred CDS: added 60 bases not found in genome assembly): MRGLPSNALLWALLLGLLVVYETRAKLGSVQEPGVERLRSEAEKSPLSKPGKENGPQSYATKLRRTLRETAADAGANSAKKRLQKATSNSAVKPMKKRTPAKLKKPSSTKPQPNRGNNENPGRKSTVPAQGNRGNANEKKQNAKRLKEGGIRGNANEDRDNKRRKASKPGDRRDDKDKKEGGSDNKNEAKGGKKRGDSTEEKDVKKNGRKRGNKEGKKDEKQGKNGNAGKGQKQDAGKGGPGKRRNNKTGKKQSKNGQQGNKRGNGRDQKYKRKNKGNGKDTRDKNKKEKDNERKQGNNRNSKKGNENAKKQNAKKDNKLGEKENKRNNKRNKKQNKDKEDKNGKEGEKDKKNQDNKGRKGKKDKDEKKNKKEKEIKKMIKGQEGRTMGKVPEKRKKDDGPKRNNRFKCEEKKKCTKLKGRCKKNRKITDENCKNFVNKGCKNKPDAQCTCCLKNDKCKSSYMKKRCTKKGGKAKLKEKCKKDSIDNAVHGDQCTCCLPCKTTKKCKNKNGKCSTTCKHGVWEGVNCKGKGCQCCRKKKDKDVTESPTTPVWVGPPSTSRATWLLLQGIAMAISSRIQPSVVEFSNPHR